From a region of the Deinococcus aestuarii genome:
- a CDS encoding tripartite tricarboxylate transporter TctB family protein has product MPDIPPTAHPAAPPASPAGRRGVSVPDLLVALGVTALGVALLIGTLQIPFGINAVVGPRVFPLIVSVGMTVLGALLTVNALRGERAEPAAEEDTDPGAPVNLGAPAIILGGFLLGAVLLPSLGFVFGTALMYFTVAYAFGERRYLLMLAVALVVALVTYEVFTRGLGLSLPPGVLRGII; this is encoded by the coding sequence ATGCCAGACATTCCGCCCACCGCCCACCCCGCCGCGCCCCCAGCCTCCCCGGCGGGCAGGCGCGGCGTCAGCGTGCCCGACCTCCTCGTCGCCCTCGGCGTGACGGCGCTCGGCGTGGCGCTCCTGATCGGCACCCTGCAAATCCCCTTCGGCATCAACGCGGTCGTCGGCCCGCGCGTCTTCCCGCTCATCGTGAGTGTCGGCATGACCGTCCTAGGGGCGCTCCTGACCGTGAACGCCCTGCGGGGCGAGCGCGCCGAGCCCGCCGCCGAGGAGGACACCGACCCGGGCGCGCCCGTGAACCTCGGGGCCCCCGCGATCATCCTGGGCGGCTTCCTGCTGGGCGCGGTGCTGCTGCCCTCGCTGGGCTTCGTGTTCGGCACGGCCCTGATGTACTTCACGGTGGCGTACGCGTTCGGCGAGCGGCGTTACCTGCTCATGCTCGCGGTGGCGCTCGTCGTGGCGCTCGTCACCTACGAGGTCTTCACCCGGGGTCTGGGGCTCAGCCTGCCGCCCGGCGTGCTGAGGGGGATCATCTAG
- a CDS encoding tripartite tricarboxylate transporter permease produces the protein MEALTALFAGFETALTPLNLLWALVGVTLGTLVGVLPGIGPALTVALLLPVTNALEPVSAFIMFAGIYYGGMFGGSTTSILLNTPGESSSIITALEGNKMARRGRAAAALATAAIGSFVAGTIGTMLLTFAAPAIAEVAVQIPPSAKFALILLAFVTVSATFGGSPLRGLTSLFLGLSIGLIGTDLQSGQARFTLGRPELLDGIEFVTVVIGLFAIGETLYVASRLRRDKASVIKLEGGASMTRQDWRRSWKPWLRGTALGFPFGAIPAGGAEIPTFLSYTLEKRLTKHPEEFGKGAIEGVAGPEAANNASAAGVLVPLLTLGLPTSATAAILLAAFQQYGLQPGPLLFVTNADLVWGLIASLYIGNVMLLALNLPLAPVWARLLLIPRPFLYAGILVFSTVGVYSLNNSVFDLLLLALFGVIGYGMRRFDFPVTPAIIGVILGPTAESQFRTALQQSNGDFSIFARQPLTAFILIIVALALILPPVLRARAARRG, from the coding sequence ATGGAAGCCCTGACCGCCCTGTTCGCGGGCTTCGAGACCGCGCTCACGCCGCTGAACCTCCTGTGGGCGCTCGTCGGCGTCACGCTGGGCACGCTCGTCGGGGTGCTGCCCGGCATCGGCCCGGCGCTCACGGTCGCGCTGCTGCTGCCGGTCACGAACGCCCTCGAGCCCGTCAGCGCCTTCATCATGTTCGCGGGCATCTACTACGGGGGGATGTTCGGCGGCTCGACGACCTCGATTCTGCTGAACACGCCCGGTGAATCCTCGTCCATCATCACGGCCCTGGAGGGCAACAAGATGGCCCGCCGGGGCCGCGCCGCCGCCGCGCTCGCCACCGCCGCCATCGGGTCTTTCGTGGCGGGCACCATCGGGACCATGCTGCTCACCTTCGCCGCGCCCGCCATCGCGGAGGTCGCGGTGCAGATTCCGCCCAGCGCCAAGTTCGCCCTGATCCTGCTCGCCTTCGTGACGGTGAGCGCGACCTTCGGCGGCAGTCCCCTGCGCGGGCTCACCAGCCTCTTTCTCGGCCTCTCCATCGGGCTGATCGGCACCGACCTCCAGAGCGGGCAGGCGAGGTTCACGCTGGGCCGCCCGGAACTCCTCGACGGCATCGAGTTCGTGACCGTCGTCATCGGCCTGTTCGCCATCGGGGAGACGCTGTACGTCGCCAGCCGCCTGCGCAGGGACAAGGCCAGTGTGATCAAGCTGGAGGGGGGCGCTTCCATGACCCGCCAGGACTGGCGCCGCAGTTGGAAGCCCTGGCTGCGCGGCACGGCGCTGGGCTTTCCCTTCGGGGCGATCCCGGCGGGCGGCGCGGAGATTCCCACCTTCCTGAGCTACACCCTGGAAAAGCGGCTGACCAAGCACCCCGAGGAGTTCGGCAAGGGCGCCATCGAGGGCGTCGCGGGGCCGGAAGCCGCCAACAACGCCAGCGCCGCCGGAGTCCTGGTGCCCCTGCTCACCCTGGGCCTGCCCACGAGCGCCACCGCCGCGATCCTGCTCGCCGCCTTCCAGCAGTACGGGCTGCAACCGGGGCCGCTGCTCTTCGTCACGAACGCCGACCTCGTGTGGGGCCTGATCGCCTCGCTCTATATCGGCAACGTGATGCTGCTGGCGCTGAACCTGCCGCTCGCCCCGGTGTGGGCGCGGCTGCTGCTGATCCCGCGCCCGTTCCTGTACGCCGGAATTCTGGTCTTCTCGACGGTCGGCGTGTACTCGCTGAACAACAGCGTCTTCGACCTGCTGCTGCTCGCCCTCTTCGGCGTGATCGGGTACGGGATGCGCCGCTTCGACTTCCCGGTCACGCCCGCGATCATCGGCGTGATCCTGGGGCCGACGGCAGAGTCGCAGTTCCGCACCGCCCTCCAGCAGAGCAACGGGGACTTCAGCATCTTCGCGCGGCAACCGCTGACCGCCTTCATCCTGATCATCGTGGCGCTCGCTTTGATCCTGCCCCCGGTGCTGCGGGCGCGGGCGGCGCGGCGGGGGTGA
- a CDS encoding superoxide dismutase produces MAYQLPDLPYPENALEPHIDAQTMNIHRTKHHQTYVDNANKALEGTGMEDLPVEQLIAQLDQVPSDKKNALRNNAGGHANHSLFWQIMTPQGQGQPGGELAQAIERAFGSFDAFKEKFEDAAKTRFGSGWAWLVVRPGGEVAVVSTANQDNPLMGEGVAGVSGTPILGVDVWEHAYYLNYQNKRPDYLKAFWNVVNWDEVARRYEGAKGQ; encoded by the coding sequence ATGGCCTACCAGCTTCCCGACCTGCCCTACCCCGAAAACGCCCTGGAGCCCCACATCGACGCGCAGACGATGAACATCCACCGCACCAAGCACCACCAGACCTACGTGGACAACGCGAACAAGGCGCTGGAGGGCACGGGGATGGAGGACCTGCCCGTCGAGCAGCTCATCGCGCAGCTCGATCAGGTGCCCTCGGACAAGAAGAACGCCCTGCGCAACAATGCGGGCGGCCACGCCAACCACAGCCTCTTCTGGCAGATCATGACCCCGCAGGGGCAGGGCCAGCCGGGCGGCGAACTCGCGCAGGCCATCGAGCGGGCCTTCGGGTCGTTCGACGCTTTCAAGGAGAAGTTCGAGGACGCCGCCAAGACGCGCTTCGGCTCGGGTTGGGCGTGGCTGGTCGTGCGGCCCGGCGGGGAAGTCGCCGTCGTCTCCACCGCCAACCAGGACAACCCGCTGATGGGCGAGGGCGTGGCGGGCGTGAGCGGCACCCCGATCCTGGGCGTGGACGTGTGGGAGCACGCCTATTACCTGAACTACCAGAACAAGCGCCCCGACTACCTCAAGGCCTTCTGGAACGTCGTGAACTGGGACGAGGTGGCCCGCCGCTACGAGGGGGCGAAGGGCCAGTAA
- a CDS encoding tetratricopeptide repeat protein, whose amino-acid sequence MKRRPLGLLLAAAILSGAAAQPPTAPATPAPAQPAAPAAPAVPATPARPTRPAASYVALGVFYYEQGKFDEAYVAFRAAAEADPRNADALLGLGRSQVKLRLYAPAIDTLRRLVALDPRNISAYIALAQAYQQQYIGASDRASVTGNLGEAQRVLTEAEATVGVVGGAERDLNLSKVWNERGYVFKLQGDGGRAIDAFKQASILNPENDVILFNLGDMYYATGNLVAALDSLQQAVIADPRDPYNRAYYAKLLALSGNVAAAKPEAAQAARLAPTNSYAVGQYGVVSYLGKDSATARTQLTQAVKLDPLRYPEFYYYLGRLDLDAGDLKAARENLTRAAALGSTTPEYMYYLGLSYERGVGTVAPDRLKARENYERALKLSPNYALAREGLSRVR is encoded by the coding sequence GTGAAACGACGTCCCCTCGGCCTGCTCCTCGCGGCGGCCATCCTGTCTGGCGCAGCCGCGCAGCCGCCGACGGCTCCGGCCACCCCGGCTCCCGCCCAGCCCGCGGCGCCCGCCGCCCCGGCGGTTCCCGCCACCCCCGCGCGCCCCACCCGCCCCGCCGCGAGCTATGTGGCGCTCGGCGTCTTCTATTACGAGCAGGGCAAGTTCGACGAGGCCTACGTCGCCTTCCGCGCCGCCGCCGAGGCCGACCCCCGCAACGCCGACGCGCTGCTGGGGCTGGGCCGCTCGCAGGTCAAGCTGCGGCTCTACGCCCCGGCTATCGACACCCTCAGGCGCCTCGTGGCCCTCGATCCCCGCAACATCAGCGCCTACATCGCGCTCGCGCAGGCGTACCAGCAGCAGTACATCGGCGCGAGCGACCGCGCCAGCGTCACGGGCAACCTCGGCGAGGCGCAGCGGGTCCTGACCGAGGCCGAGGCCACCGTGGGGGTGGTCGGCGGCGCGGAGCGTGACCTCAACCTCAGCAAGGTCTGGAACGAGCGCGGGTACGTCTTCAAACTTCAGGGTGACGGGGGCCGGGCCATCGACGCTTTCAAGCAGGCCTCGATCCTCAACCCCGAGAACGACGTGATTCTTTTTAACCTCGGGGACATGTACTACGCGACCGGGAACCTGGTGGCCGCGCTCGACAGCCTCCAGCAGGCCGTGATCGCCGATCCCCGCGACCCCTACAACCGCGCGTACTACGCCAAGCTCCTCGCCCTGAGCGGCAACGTGGCCGCCGCCAAGCCGGAAGCCGCCCAGGCCGCCCGGCTCGCGCCGACCAACAGCTACGCGGTGGGGCAGTACGGGGTGGTGAGCTACCTCGGCAAGGACAGCGCCACCGCCCGCACGCAGCTCACCCAGGCGGTGAAGCTCGACCCCCTGCGCTACCCCGAGTTCTACTACTACCTCGGGCGCCTCGACCTCGACGCCGGTGACCTGAAGGCGGCCCGCGAGAACCTGACGCGCGCCGCCGCCCTGGGCAGCACCACCCCCGAGTACATGTACTACCTCGGGCTGAGCTACGAGCGCGGGGTGGGCACGGTCGCCCCGGACCGCCTCAAGGCCCGCGAGAATTACGAGCGCGCCCTCAAGCTCAGCCCGAACTACGCGCTGGCACGCGAGGGCCTGAGCCGCGTGCGCTGA
- the coaE gene encoding dephospho-CoA kinase (Dephospho-CoA kinase (CoaE) performs the final step in coenzyme A biosynthesis.), which yields MSSPSPFPAAPRRLGVTGSIGAGKSTVTALLRARGLTVLDADEQAREATREPEVLARIGAAFPGVVRGGVLDRAALAAQVFGDADRLATLNAIVHPRVRARMLALEAAAAARGEAWVVQDVPLLFEGGLERQMDGVLVVDAPLETRVARVAARSGLTREEVLARDARQMPGEEKRRRATVVLDNGGSLEALEVQLDAALARLGVTGR from the coding sequence ATGTCTTCGCCCTCCCCCTTTCCCGCCGCCCCGCGCCGCCTGGGTGTCACGGGCAGCATCGGCGCGGGCAAGAGCACCGTCACGGCGCTGCTGCGCGCGCGCGGCCTGACGGTGCTCGACGCCGACGAGCAGGCGCGTGAGGCCACGCGGGAGCCCGAGGTCCTCGCCCGGATCGGGGCCGCCTTTCCCGGAGTCGTGCGCGGCGGCGTGCTCGACCGGGCGGCCCTGGCGGCGCAGGTGTTCGGGGACGCGGACCGACTCGCCACGCTGAACGCCATCGTCCACCCGCGCGTGCGGGCCCGGATGCTGGCCCTGGAGGCGGCGGCGGCGGCGCGCGGCGAAGCCTGGGTCGTGCAGGACGTGCCCCTGCTGTTCGAGGGGGGGCTGGAGCGGCAGATGGACGGGGTGCTCGTCGTGGACGCCCCGTTGGAGACGAGGGTGGCCCGCGTGGCCGCCCGCTCGGGCCTGACGCGGGAGGAGGTGCTGGCCCGCGACGCCCGCCAGATGCCCGGCGAGGAGAAGCGCAGGCGGGCGACGGTGGTCCTCGACAACGGCGGGAGCCTGGAGGCGCTAGAAGTGCAACTCGACGCGGCGCTGGCGCGGCTGGGCGTGACCGGGAGATGA
- a CDS encoding phosphotransferase family protein — protein sequence MRPGNEKQFGPPERAEDERQASALLGSLTTFLAFGATCTAYTDGRRVVRLARPNPGKTVRFRVDAGIRRALREKAVPTPEPLSTGTLPDGRPFSVDAFARGDDSGPSAEGWRDLGRALAALHALPHGAFGLLQDRPDSFAGVASTPAEGLRSRLQDAWPFGPTELEDHPLVGAAPELASPLLALRDDLENVTRGRTALCHTDLHVGQFRWRHGRLAALLDFGDASVGPPAWDVASLALFHGWEVAAQVAEAAEVPNGRQAILFGLLLSLHHARRSITLGRPARMTAAVAFARACLRHL from the coding sequence ATGAGGCCCGGGAACGAGAAACAGTTCGGCCCGCCCGAACGGGCGGAGGACGAGAGACAGGCGAGCGCCCTTCTCGGCAGCCTAACCACGTTTCTGGCCTTTGGTGCGACCTGCACGGCGTACACGGACGGTCGGCGGGTGGTGCGTCTCGCCCGTCCTAATCCGGGAAAGACCGTTCGGTTCAGGGTGGACGCTGGCATTCGCCGCGCGCTGAGGGAGAAAGCGGTTCCCACCCCCGAACCCCTCTCCACGGGAACGCTGCCGGACGGGCGGCCCTTCAGCGTGGACGCGTTCGCGCGCGGGGACGACTCCGGGCCGAGTGCCGAGGGCTGGCGCGACCTGGGCCGGGCCCTCGCCGCCCTGCACGCCCTCCCACACGGCGCTTTCGGTCTGCTGCAAGACCGCCCCGACTCTTTCGCCGGTGTGGCCTCGACTCCTGCCGAGGGGCTGCGCTCACGCCTTCAAGACGCCTGGCCTTTTGGCCCGACCGAATTGGAAGACCACCCGCTCGTGGGGGCAGCCCCCGAGCTGGCCTCTCCCCTGCTGGCCCTGCGCGACGACCTGGAAAACGTCACGCGGGGACGCACGGCCCTCTGCCACACCGACTTGCACGTGGGGCAGTTCCGGTGGCGGCACGGTCGCCTGGCCGCCCTGCTCGACTTCGGGGACGCCAGCGTCGGGCCGCCCGCGTGGGATGTGGCGAGTCTCGCCCTCTTTCACGGGTGGGAGGTCGCCGCCCAGGTGGCGGAGGCGGCTGAGGTCCCGAATGGTCGTCAGGCTATCCTCTTCGGCCTCCTCCTCTCCCTCCACCATGCCCGCCGGTCCATCACTCTCGGGCGCCCCGCGAGGATGACCGCCGCCGTCGCCTTCGCGCGGGCCTGCCTGCGACACCTCTGA
- a CDS encoding CTP synthase, translating to MKYIFVTGGVVSSLGKGVASASLGALLRARGYRVTAVKIDPYINIDAGTMRPYEHGEVFVTASGAETDLDLGNYERFLDLDIPAGSNITTGQVYLEVIRKERAGDYLSQTVQVIPHVTDEIKRRIRAAGENAGAEIVLIEVGGTVGDIESLPFLEAIRQFRFDEGDENVLYLHLTLVPYLGTSNEFKTKPTQHSVATLRSVGISPDIVMVRSKEKLPGEITRKIALFTSVRENRVFSSYDVGHVYELPLALEEQGLGKAVEDLLGLERTHPNLGVWQNAMRVMRQPGREVTIALAGKYTQMPDAYLSLLESLTHAGIANDARVNIKWVNAEELTEGDLEAQLGDADGILVPGGFGIRGIEGKIRAAEYARTRGVPYLGICLGMQIAVIEYARNKAGLAGANSAEFDPYAPHKVIDLMPEQLEVAGMGGTMRLGDWPMELRAGTKIAGLYGVPQGGTVRERHRHRYEVNPAYTGRLEDAGLVISGVTPGMNGRGAGLVESIEIPGHPFFVALQAHPEFKSRPMRPSPPFAGFVAAALGSRQPSALSGQPEHAGV from the coding sequence ATGAAATACATCTTCGTGACGGGCGGCGTGGTCAGCAGCCTCGGCAAGGGCGTGGCGAGCGCCAGTCTGGGGGCGCTGCTGCGGGCGCGCGGGTATCGGGTCACGGCGGTCAAGATCGACCCCTACATCAACATCGACGCGGGCACCATGCGGCCCTACGAGCACGGCGAGGTCTTCGTCACGGCGAGCGGCGCCGAGACCGATCTCGACCTCGGCAACTACGAGCGATTTCTCGACCTCGACATCCCGGCGGGCAGCAACATCACCACCGGGCAGGTGTATCTGGAGGTCATCCGCAAGGAGCGAGCGGGCGACTACCTCTCGCAGACGGTGCAGGTCATCCCCCACGTCACCGACGAGATCAAGCGCCGCATCCGCGCGGCGGGCGAGAACGCGGGCGCCGAGATCGTCCTGATCGAGGTGGGCGGCACGGTGGGCGACATCGAGTCGCTGCCCTTCCTGGAGGCGATCCGGCAGTTCCGCTTCGACGAGGGCGACGAGAACGTCCTGTACCTCCACCTCACCCTCGTGCCGTACCTCGGGACCTCCAACGAGTTCAAGACCAAGCCGACCCAGCACTCGGTCGCCACCCTGCGGAGCGTGGGCATCAGCCCCGACATCGTGATGGTGCGCAGCAAGGAGAAGCTGCCGGGCGAGATCACCCGCAAGATCGCCCTCTTCACCTCGGTGCGGGAGAACCGGGTCTTTTCCTCCTACGACGTGGGCCACGTGTACGAGCTGCCCCTCGCGCTGGAGGAGCAGGGGCTGGGCAAGGCGGTGGAGGATCTGCTGGGGCTGGAGCGGACCCATCCCAACCTCGGCGTGTGGCAAAACGCGATGCGGGTGATGCGGCAGCCGGGGCGCGAAGTGACCATCGCCCTCGCCGGGAAGTACACCCAGATGCCCGACGCCTACCTCAGCCTGCTCGAATCGCTGACGCACGCGGGTATTGCGAACGACGCCCGCGTGAACATCAAGTGGGTGAACGCCGAGGAACTGACGGAGGGGGACCTGGAGGCGCAACTCGGGGATGCCGACGGCATTCTCGTTCCGGGCGGCTTCGGCATTCGCGGCATCGAGGGCAAGATTCGCGCCGCCGAGTACGCCCGCACGCGGGGGGTGCCCTACCTCGGCATCTGCCTGGGGATGCAGATCGCGGTGATCGAGTACGCCCGGAACAAGGCGGGCCTCGCGGGCGCCAACTCCGCCGAGTTCGACCCCTACGCGCCCCACAAGGTGATCGACCTGATGCCCGAGCAACTGGAGGTCGCCGGGATGGGCGGCACGATGCGCCTCGGCGACTGGCCGATGGAGCTGCGCGCCGGAACGAAGATCGCGGGGCTGTACGGGGTGCCGCAGGGGGGCACGGTGCGGGAGCGCCACCGCCACCGCTATGAGGTCAACCCCGCCTACACCGGACGGCTTGAGGACGCGGGCCTCGTCATCAGCGGCGTGACCCCCGGCATGAACGGACGCGGGGCAGGGCTGGTGGAGAGCATTGAGATTCCAGGCCACCCCTTCTTCGTGGCGCTCCAGGCGCACCCGGAGTTCAAGAGCCGCCCCATGCGGCCCAGCCCGCCCTTCGCGGGGTTTGTGGCGGCGGCGCTGGGGAGCCGTCAGCCGTCGGCCCTCAGCGGTCAGCCGGAGCACGCCGGGGTCTGA
- a CDS encoding AAA family ATPase, protein MPSSLASPVHSAGIHALHGYMGSGKTTLARRLEHELPALRFTIDEWIVALYGPDLNAEEFPVASRRVTAVLEGQWKRAVTLGIHVILDYGFWTRRGRDGLRAEASALGVPLTFYALELPEEEAWRRIRRRNLEPGVLPIADETFTRLRPRFEPLGPDETALQVSFE, encoded by the coding sequence GTGCCGTCGTCCCTCGCATCCCCGGTCCATTCGGCGGGTATTCACGCCCTGCACGGCTACATGGGCAGCGGTAAGACGACGCTGGCCCGGCGTCTGGAGCACGAGTTGCCCGCCCTGCGGTTCACCATCGACGAGTGGATCGTCGCCCTGTACGGCCCTGACCTGAATGCCGAGGAGTTCCCGGTCGCTTCCCGACGTGTCACCGCCGTGCTGGAGGGCCAGTGGAAACGTGCCGTCACCCTGGGCATTCACGTCATCCTCGACTACGGGTTCTGGACGCGCAGGGGCCGCGATGGCCTACGTGCGGAAGCTTCCGCGCTCGGCGTACCGTTGACGTTTTACGCGCTGGAGCTTCCCGAGGAGGAGGCGTGGCGACGTATCCGGCGGCGTAATCTGGAGCCGGGAGTGCTGCCGATTGCCGACGAGACCTTCACCCGGCTCAGGCCGCGATTCGAGCCACTCGGACCGGACGAGACCGCGCTCCAAGTGTCTTTCGAGTAG